gggttaacattagttgattataacagacaagcaattatgtaaaatgtataataaacacgaacttaccgttagacgcatcaataagactgcactcgacgagttattctctcacaaatgtatccatgtgcttttctgacaggaaaaaacacattttgaattataatttgtatgtaaaaagactttataaaccacaaaagcatcaaaacACCTCACTAACGCGTTCTAAATCAATCGCTGTGCGTGcgcgcactttgaaatgccctgagacgtcgattcttttccgggaaatttgttcgagaattactgaaccggtttatttgaactggatcgtcggttcttttagacctgcagtccgactatattgtacgtaatttgaatgatttacatgtcgatatggacaactgcaggcgtttacattatgcagaaagtcgtattcactttttgaactcatttgactcacttaaatgttaaattcgcttttcagtgtcagaaacgactttttcctctattttcacaggtattcgcatatttcagccatccgtcactgtctgaaacttaataaaactattaatctgtcgtctcacGATCATGCGAGTCACgtaacgtaggttggccgtttgaggtaacGTACGttaaacagttcatcatttaacgtaaataatgttggcctgtagacgtttaacagtattgttgccgcaaaaaagttataattctgccaatttaaaataattattaatgaaaacattaaataaacttaccttaaaacagttgaaagccgtggctttgccccgttgttcttccaaaatgacagttggggagcgatttaaacatcttcaaggcgcgttaaataacccagcgctggcctgaaacaacccagcgacgcaacccagcaggtttaacccaacacgtggtaaattgaaactacccaaaagtgtttaaaaagaaataaaataacccaacaaaatgacccaacagactcaacccagcattttgggttaaaaaataacccagccgtttttagagtgtaaacaaacatttatggTAGTTAAAATATACTTCAGTTAGGCTACCAAAAATGAATAGCTATTGAAACGTTatgcatttgaatatatttttaattacacatttgcaATAATGAAGCTATATACGAAGTAAGAAATTGACTTACTTTTGTAATAGTAATATTAGATAAAACATGCTTTAACATGTTAGTTAACACAACACAGAGTAAGTGTACTTAaagcatgagaaaaaaaaaatagttaaacatGATTTGAAATATACCGTAAACcttttaaattttgcatgatttacCAAATGCACaaacaggtttatatatatatatatatatatatatattactaaattgGAAGTGCACTGCTATATTCAATACAagtacacttctttttcacaaggaatAGTTTGCAACCATACAGTATATGGTGAATAGGAACAACAAAATGTAAGAATTTTTGTTGCTCATGAAGATAATTACTCACTaaggaaagagaggaagaggaccAACCAAAACAGTTGGAAACAAACTCTTCCTTTCGGCTTGTATTGTTCTTCTTCCTTCCACCACACACTCTGAGTCAAATCTAAGCATTCTCTTTCCTGGTCTAATCTATGGCTAGCTCTGTCTTCCAAACCCAAAATAATTTTTCCTGTAATATCATGAACCAAGTGAGAAATTCTTTGCAGGAATTTATAACAGGAAGGGAGGGTGGGAAGTCTCTGGAGAACAATATGGTGTTAAGGAGTGGTGGCTAGGCCCAGTTCTGCTGCTTAGAGAACATGATTgtcattgttttatttagtttgacAAAATGTTTTCTTACAGCTAacttctaaaatgttttttcagGTCCTAAAAATATGAGTTGGCATTTTGCAGATGCATTTATCAAAAGTgccttacagtgcattcaagttATATGTTTTATCAGTTTGTGTATTTCCTGTATTCAAACAACAATGGCTTTACTAGTGTCATAGACACTAGCCTAGGCCTCTATTTGAGATacagaaatgctatttcatgtgaTGCCCATTATCTGCTTTCTTGTGGCTGGTTTCAGATCAGATTCAGTGTGTTTAAAGAGTTCTGTTTCAGTCAGTTGAGTGTCTGTGCTTTATCTTCAACCTCCAGGTGTTTGGGCTTCTGGTGTGGACCCTGATTGGTGGGACGGAGTACCTCCATATTCCTGCACTGGGATGGGTAAtgtttgtgtcagtgttttattggGTGCTTACTGTCATTCTCTTCCTCATATACCTGACTATGGCCCACACCAGGATTCCCAAGATCCCATGGAAAATTGTGGTGCGTAGATTTGAATAAATATTAGTTGAACTTATCTAAATTAAACTACACAAATGAATTTCCAAGATTTATTTTTAACCTAACTTTCGTTAAACGAAATGCTTGTTAATTCACAGGGAGTATGCTTTAATGGCAGCGCCTCTGTATTGTACCTGACAGCAGCTGTGTTTTGTGCCATATCTTTGAATGAGGCCATTAGGGGGCGCTACTACTTCATCAGCTGGGTGGCATCAACGGTATGAAAAGCAACATCCCTGATTAGTTTAGCAATACTCTTGTTTTCTTATAGCCTAGCACCTGTATTTCCTTCCACAGTTGATTATTTTCCTGGACTGAAATAATGAGTTGACATTAAGTAAAGAGACATTACTGTACGGCATTGTTTGTGTGTCTcgcaattacaaaaataaattgcagCAGTAGCCTATAATAACCTGAATGacaaatttcttttcttttccttttcagATATTTGCCTCACTCGCTATGGTGTCTTATGCAGGAAATACAGTTGTGAATTTCAAATCCTGGAGATCAAAAAGTGAAGAGACATAGGcaaatgtttttagtttgtttgtttgcttgtgttttttgtttgtttgttttttattatccCTGGGGGATCATTTCTGCAAATTGAAAGAATCACATAAAACAAGAATTTTGCTGgggtaaaaatgcaaaaaaaaaaaaaaaaggctagaaGTATATGTAGCATCATTCCTATAAGTAAAACTTGAACTGTACACTACATAagatttctcattttatttttcataagaaattaattattgaGACAGAACAtaacaatctttttttaaactcatGCTTTATCACTATGGTAAGCCTACTATAATGATTTATATTCAGAGCGGTTAGATTCAGTTTGATGGGAAGTTTTAGGATTTTACCATTTATCCTTGCTTGTTTGGGGTCACGtcatctacagtgatattgacttgattgcaaataaatgcacagacactatttaaactgaacagagatggcatcagtgaattcaatgatgaattgcctttaactgtcattttgcattattgacacactgttttcctaatgaatgttgttcagttgctttgacgcaatgtattttgtttaaagcgctaaataaataaaggtgacttgacttgtttgAATAAAAGGATAACTATTAGGTATAATTCACTTTTACTTGGTATTTGTGTACACAACCACCACATAATCATACAAATTCACcaactccttttttttttattccccacGAATCATAAACAGAGCTGGGGTTGGTTCTCAACTCTGACCCTCGGGATCCACTTTTGGCAGAGATTATCACTAGCCATAACCAATCACATAAGCTAATCAAGGTCTAGGGGTTTTTTACAAAGTTATAGTCAGGTGAGTTTTCTCAAGGTTCCTGcactttaaagaaaaataaataaataaaagtgttaaataaTGGAAAAGTTGAAACTGTTAAATTAAAAACACTGATAATCTGTTTAACAATTTATATTCCAGAAAGAGTGAATGTTTTACTTAGGCCTACATCAGTAGTGGCCCCTGACGGTAAATGTAAATGTGGACAAAACTTTGGCAGAGATGTCCTTGCATTATTCTGTGGGTGATGCTTATGTTGACTGACAAGCTAGAACagcataaaatgttgtattataaCTGCCTTGATATAGCATTTATCACCTCTAAATGTTGATTTAGAATTCTAGTTGTGGAGCAATTCGGGTGATCGAGGAAAGACCATCATAGGTCTATtctcagaataaaaataaaacaaacacaatataaCCATATAAAGGCTATTCATGAGAAGCCTATATGTAGgcctaaaaaaaacattcactgttACATGATTTATGACAAGTGGTACGATACAGCAATGCTATGAACAGTGCAATTAACAGAAGCTCgaacaatacattttaacaggCAAAAAATAACTGAAGGACATATATACAGTTgaagtcaaaagtttacatactgtacaccttgcagaatctgcaaaattattttaccaaaataagaggaatcattcaaaatacatttttaatactgtGTTTTTACCTACATGATCTACAGCTGTGCTTTTTGTTTAGTGATAAcggttcatgagtcccttgtttgtactgtctgctgttcttcagaaaaatccttcaggttccacaaattctttggttttccagcatttttcTGTATTTGAACCCAAATTACTGTATGATCCTTTTTTTTCACAACGAGGACAACTGAGAGACTCTTTTTATCTATAGACTTTATTTTTTCTATAGACTTTATTGAATATACTTTTTGAATTTATCTTGGTTTggatttagaatttaaaatacactgtaaattGTGTTCTTGCACTCAAAGCTGTAGTTTGAGAAATGATGGACTGTTGATTTCCAGCTTCAATGATTTACTGAGTCTCCGCTATAACATGAAACATCCCTAGTTTACATGTATGGCCATGGTTTCCCAAGGGAACACATTCAGCTTGACcatgctctgaatcacatgtgtaatcTGTCCAACAGAGTAGCGAAACATCATAAGCGGGGTGACGAAGTGACCAGAAAGCTTAAAAGCACATGCAGTTGATATAGCGGCAGCTTCTGGTAAAAATTTGACATTGAAATGCAATGGAGAATGTCCACGCCACCAGACTTACAAATTCCTGCCTTAtttggaagagcacagctaaggggAGAGAACAGAGAAACCCAGAGTGGTATGCACAAAAGTGGCACAGACCAGCCTGCAGTGTTAAAGATGTCAAGgataggaaggccttggaggctgaAATTCCTCTAGTAGAGTGAGCTTTGACCCCTAAGGGGGAGGAAAGATCAGAGATATTGTAGGAAAGAGAAGTGGTATCTACAATCCACCTGTTGAGAGTCTGCTTAGTAGCAGGGAGACCCCTCTTACAAGAACCATAGAAAATAAAAAGCTGGTCCGACTTCCTTCACAGGgaagctctgtggatgtatgtcATACAGTCATACAGTCAAGCTTCTGCTAGTCTGGGTCCCGGAAGGGAGGAGGGCAATAGTCCTGCAGTCCAACAGGCTATTGGATGGAGGAGGGCACTTTAGACATGTACCCTGGTCTGGGGCACAGGACGGCTTTGGTCCTACTAGGTACAAAGTTCAAGTAgataggggccactgagagggcctgtaagTCTCTTTGGTGATGTGGAGAGAGAAAATAGGGGTCCAACGCAGTTCTTTAATGTCGTCACCTTCACTTTCTCTCTATCATCTAGCTTCTTCAGCAGGTCGGCTTGGTAGGCCTGCAACACGACCATCATCTGCAGGCAAACACCAACCTGTACCCTTTGCCCACCGAAGCCGAGGTCGTGCACAGTGGCTTGGAGGGCAATGCCAGAGCCTTCAGGGATGGTGTCGCACCGGGAGACAGATACCTCGCGAGTGTCTGTTTAACCTGGGGCATCGCTCTGTAACCATGCTTATTCAGTCCCACAACATTGGAGTAATTAAATAACAGAGTGTCTGAAGATACCGCAGTGTAGAAATCATGGAGGCCCCAGAATTGATGTAGCAGCTAAGAGTGCGTAAAGCACTCATCTAGTTTGCTCTTGTATGGCTCAGCCTGGTAATCGGTTGGCCAATCAAGTTATAACCTGGCCATGAGTTACTACATACTGAGCAGACTGGGGTGGCGAATCCACAGTCTCATCTACGGTCTCCACATTGACATCCTCAGAGGATGATAGGCGGAGCATCGAGTAGGGATGCATGATAAATATTGCcagatgtttaatgtgcatcttgtcagtaattCCGGTTCTGTATTCAGCGGTAAATCTGAGTAGCACTGATTACAGAACCGacattactgacaagatgcacattacaTATAAGCTAAtatttatcgtgcatccctagtatcGAGTTCTCTCAAACCACAGAGCATGCTTCCAATCACTGGCAGAGAGCGCTGGGAAAAAAGGCACTCTACCAGATACATTTGCGATCCCCATGACCGCAGCCACTGCACTGCCTCTGCAGAAGGGTAACCTGTTAAGAATGCTAGCGAGGGCTTCTGGAAGCATTGCGTCCGCAGTGAGAGCTGCTCACAATGCAGTGAGTCAGCCCCCTCAAGAGCTGACTGAGCATGCTCCACTCCCACTTCTAGATGCCATGCATTTACTATTTTCACTTTGCTAAGACAGACAACAATGAATAGAACATACACATAGACAGCACTTACTGAGTCTGCCATTGTCTCCATCGCACATCCATGTCACCACTACGATGCAGCTTGAGTTCCTGTGATGTTCCCCTCAAAATCATTTATTCcccacaaacaaaagaaaaaaaaaagaaaaagaggttcTAGACGGGGGATTCTGAATTGCCTTAAATGATGCAGCAGTTACTTTCCTTTACTCACTATAACTCTAACTAATGGTCATTCACTCAATAATAAATTGCctgaactttgagctttaatgAAATATGATCAAAATTACAAGAGAATAAATCTTTTCTGCATTGCTTTAATGTGGTTAATGGAAAAGACTGATGTGATAAGCCACTGTGAATATTCATTAATTCGACTGGACCTCGACAGCCAGAAATTATCTAAAACCATCAGAGGAGgaatacagttgcaatcaaaattattcaagccccttgacttgcaagacaatttgctgtggaggataacattttatgaaataaatttaacaaaggcatcagtaaagtattagagaaagtttgttaatacacttttgagtgattctgagaatggaacattgatgaatcatgataaaattcgaattggctctaaacattcacgttcaaaattattcaaccccctatgtgcagaatcttttattctttaaaatctccaataaacgctgtctgtaagtgtttagaagcttctgtcatctctctactacagttttggcccattccacacctgaaaaagctttcagatcactgataatctttggttttcacattgccactgctttcttcaaattcaaccagatatttgaaatgagaattaagcctggagactgaacaggtcactcaagtccattctatgactgatccctgaaccaagcagtagtagatttggatgtgtactttggtatgactggcctgcaggaaagtccattgatcatcagcttcagtttttgcaccaaaggcatcacaattcttgtcaaaatggcctgacactttaaagaatccatgatgtccttcacacagtcatgatttccacttccttctacagtaaagaaaccccataacaggactgatccacttccaagtttgaggatggagatggtgttcttctgcttatgagctttgcctgtttTGCAGCCTGCTTTGCCTGTTTTTACAAGtctacacaaatgtattttatcaagttcaagttgtcctttgttcttcttgatcaagagtggttttctacaagatgtctcaacataaaggcaatacttgtctagtgatcttcttacacactgctttgaaatggttttcctcctttcatcaggtcatcttgcaagtctttgacttaacattgcagatttttctcagttgctctgattaaacattttatgatattgtgctttttcttccacaacctcaaagattttctggtaaaacacactttaagctaagggaataaggctgagagctgtgtctctaggaactttcaatgtcttggaaatcttcatatagccttagcctttctaaagtactacgatatttattctctttagcttttgtgagatctctgttgacatttttgctactcaacttcaacacatgcatgg
The nucleotide sequence above comes from Carassius gibelio isolate Cgi1373 ecotype wild population from Czech Republic chromosome B16, carGib1.2-hapl.c, whole genome shotgun sequence. Encoded proteins:
- the cmtm8b gene encoding CKLF-like MARVEL transmembrane domain-containing protein 8b; the encoded protein is MEIDSESRTDSTSTIVDRTSKSSNIESLGLSHSKLDYDGNFIRSASGVFMTGEIVFGLLVWTLIGGTEYLHIPALGWVMFVSVFYWVLTVILFLIYLTMAHTRIPKIPWKIVGVCFNGSASVLYLTAAVFCAISLNEAIRGRYYFISWVASTIFASLAMVSYAGNTVVNFKSWRSKSEET